The Paenibacillus dendritiformis region TGGCGGCTATGTGGCCAGCTCGCATTCATTGAAGGACTACTTGACCAATGTGGCGCGTTCGTTCCTGTTCAGCACGTCGCTGCCGCCGTCGGTAGCGGCGACCTGCCTCGCTGCGATCCAGGTGCTCAAGACGGAGCCGGAATTGACCGAGCGGCTGTGGCGCAACGCGAATTCGTTCCGCAGCATGCTGCTGGCGGAAGGCTTCAACACCGGCGTGAGCGAGACGCCGATCATTCCGATTATCGTGGGCGATCCGGCCCGCACGAATCAATTCTCCCGCCGCCTGATGGAGGAGGGGATCTGCGCGCAGGGCATCGTCTATCCGACGGTCGCCATGGACAAAGGCCGCGTCCGCCTCATTGTAACGGCGCAGCATACCGATCAGGACCTCGCATTTGCCCGGGAAGTGCTGACGAAGGTCGGCAAAGAGTTCGGACTGATTTAATTTTCTTTTTTCTTTGCAAGTTGAGATGCTCCATGTTGGCCACTCGCTTTCTCTTTTGAAAGCAGAGTGGCTTTTTTGCGTTCATATGAGAAATAGGTTTGATTTGCTTCTTGACACCATCTGGAACTTTCTTATAATCATTAATATCACTTATTATTACTTACTATTACTTAACTTCACTTAAATGATGGGAGAGAAAAGCATGTTTCAAGAGGAACGGCTTGCCGCTATTATGGAACATCTGCGGCTCAATAAGCGCATCGAAGTCGAAGAAATATGCGATTTGCTGAATGTGTCGCGCGATACAGCAAGGCGAGACATCATCAAGCTGGAAGAGCGGGGCTGCATTATCCGCACGCGCGGCGGCGCCATTCTGCCCACGTTATCGAAGGAGATGCCGACTTACGAACAGCGTCTGCAGAAGGAGACAGCGTCCAAGCAAGGGATCGGACGCTTGGCCGCCTCGCTGCTGCGCGATGAAGATTACTTGTATGTCGATTCTTCCACGACCGTGCGTTATTTGGGGGAATTTATGACCACGAAGCGGAACGTCGTCGTCACCAACTCCATTGACATGGCCGGCATGCTGGCGGCGAAGGATGAAGCTCGGATTCATCTGCTCGGCGGTCTGTTATACAACGGACAGCGTATGATATACGGCCCGCGCGCCATTGAGATGATGGGAGATTATCACCTGGATAAGGCCTTTATTGGCACTTGCGGCTTATCGCCGGAAGGCTTGACGACGGATTTCGAGGAAGAAAGCTATCTCATCCGTCAAGTTCTGCGCAGGGCCGATCAAGTGATTGTGCTGGCCGATCATTCCAAGTTCGACAAGCAGATGTTCCACCGTGTAGCGGGTCTGGAGGACATCGACATCATCATTACAGATCGGGAGCTGGGTGAAGCGTGGTCAAGGCAGCTGGCCGAGGCAGGCGTGGAACTGCTCGTGGCGGACGGGGGAGTACAGCGTGATTCATAGGCTCATCTGGATGGGATGTCTCTCGTATGTCGTGACCGGCGTGACGCTGGTCATTATGGGCGCCGTGCTCCCCGAACTGCTAGCTAACTACGGCCTGAACTATACTGATGGCGGACTGCTCATTTTCGTGCAATTTCTTGGCATGCTTACCGGCGTGCTCAGCATGCCGGCGATTTCACGCCGGTTAAGCCGCAAGCGGGGCGTCATTCTCGGACTGTTATTCATCAGCTCCGAGCTGCTTCTGTTTTTCCTTCCGCCCTGGCCTGTTGTCATCGCATTGGCGGGGTTGGCCGGCGCCGGCGCAGGGCTGCTGGAATCTTGCATCGGCACGATTATACTTGTCGCCGTGAAGGAGAAGCAGGCGATCGCCATGAGCAAGCTGGAAGTCACCTTCGGCATTGGGGCTCTGGCGATTCCGTTCGTAGCCAGCTTCCTGATCGCGCGCGGCATATGGACGTATTCGTTCTTGCTGCTGGGGATAAGCGCGCTGATCACGGCCCTGGCCTGGCACAAATTATCATTCGGCAGCACCGATGCGATGCTGACCCGCACAGTGAAGCGGGACGGCCGGGCAGCGCCATCAGCTTCTTATTCCGGCAAGGCGCTGCCGTTCCTCGTGCTGTGCGCGTTTTTTTTCATGCTGTATGGGGGCAGCGAAGTATCGGTAGTTCACTTTTTCCCGTCGATGTTCATTGAAAAATGGGGCATCACCAGTTCCCAGGCGACCTTGACCGTAACCACCTACTGGACGGCGATGGTGATCGGACGGGCGCTCTGTGGCGTGCTCGCGGAGAAGCTGACCTACTATCGCTTCATGTGGCTGACCACTTCAGGAAGCGTAATCGTGCTGCTGCTGTTGCCCTTCAGTCCGCAGGCATGGGCGGGCTTCGTGATCAGCTTCCTGCTCGGACTCGGGATGGCCGGCATGTTCGCGATTATGCTCATCTATGCGAATCAGGCGCTGCCCGGCATGACGGAGCGCACGACAAGCATTTTGCTGGCTGCCAACGGACTCGGCGGCTCGCTGATGCCGATTGCTGTGGGCAGGATGATGGACATCTTCCCGGTTCAGGCGGTCATGTGGCTGTTCTTCGGGGTCATGCTGACGATGCTGCTGCTCGTATTCGCGTCCCGACGCCGGAAGGGCCTGATGATAGCGGAAACCCGGCATACGGTTGCCGTTTGTGAGGAGTAAGGCTTGCTGCGGTTTTCTTGCCGGAGGGAGGGGGATAACATCGTCACGGTTAAATGAGCTGCGAGGAGAGAATGGATCTATTGCAAGCGTCAAACAGGTTATTAAAAAGCGAGTCTCGGCATGTCCGGCGGCTCGTTTTTTTGATTTTTCTGAATTTAATCTCATGGGGCTGACCCAATATTGGGGGACGAAACGGAGACCACCTCGCATAACTCATATTCACCTCTCTACGACAAACAAAAATTGAGCATTGTGTAACAACCAAAAAGGGTTAAGGCCCGGATGAGTAACAAACATGATAGTGACACTCTACGGAGCGTTTATTGAGTAAGATAGGCATAACCGATATTCTTGAATTACGGGAGGTGGACAATATGGATTGCAATAAAGTGGGAAAGCTCATTCTGAGTCTTCGTAAAGAGAAAAGCATGACGCAGAAGGATTTAGCCCATCTTATGAATATAAGCGACAAGTCGATTTCAAAATGGGAACGTGGTTTAGGGTGTCCGGATGTGTCCTTGCTTGGTGAGCTATCCAAAATATTAGGGGTAAATATTGAGAAGATTTTATCGGGGGAGTTAAATCCGAATGAAAAAGATAGAGGGAACATGAGGCACATTAAATTTTACGCATGTCAATGCTGTGACAATGTCATGACCAGTACGGGGGCAATAAACGTTTCATGTTGCGGTAGGGTATTGGAACCATTGCTTTCAAAGCCAGAGGACGATGAGCACGAAATAATCGTTCATGAGATTGAAGATGATTACTTCGTTACAATTCAACATGAGATGGACAGAGAGCATTATATAGCCTTTGTTGCTTATATCTCTTATGACAGGTTACTGTTCATAAAATTGTACCCGGAACAAAACGCAGAATTGCGTTTCCCCAAAATGCACGGCGGAACGTTATATGCATATTGCAACCGACACGGATTGTGGAAAACTGACAAAATGAAGCATGGAACAAGGAGGGTTATCTGAGGTGGGAAAGGCACTACTTATTATTGATATGCAGGTTATGCCTTTTGTATGGAAGAATTACGGTGGAAAACCTCTCTATCAAGAAGAAAAACTGCTTGAAAATACAAAGTGCTTGATTAATAAAGCTCGAAAGAGAAATTCACCCGTTTTCTATATCATGTATACGGAGCCGGAGGGTTCCCCAAGATCTGAGAATCAACCGCTATGGCAAGTACATGAACAGATCGCTCCTGCTGCACATGATCATGTTATTATTAAACATTATGCGGACTCATTTCTTGAATCCGAGCTCAATACCCAATTGCAAGATTACGGTATTGACACATTAGTAATGTGCGGAATTCAAACCGATTATTGCGTCGATACGACTGTGAAAAGTGGTTATTCGCGCGGCTACAAAGTAGAATTGGTAAAAGACTGTCACAGCACCTATGATTCCGATGGATTAACAGCAGTACAAATCATAAACCATCATAATAGCATTCTTGCTCAATTTGCTGCAATTGTTCACTCAAGTGAAGTCCAGTTTTAGAATCCAGACTGATTAAAAAAGATGAGAGGGATAACTCCTGGTCCTTACGTTGAACGACAATTTGTCAGATATTTGTTATTACTCTATCGTGAATGTTACTTGAATGCGTCCTAACAATAAACCGGATTCCTTTGTAAAATGATGAGTCCGGTTTTAGTCGATCACTACCCGATTGTTCCGTAGCCTCCGTGGATACTTGCCTGTTTTTTCACGTTGTTTTTGAAAATACCTAGCTCTTTACAAAGCCGAAGACATTGGGCTAGGAGTTTGTATCCATACACATTTTGATCTATTCGTCACTTACTTTCTCGCCCCGTTTTTGCACATCTAGTTAGCGTGTTTAAGTCATAACACAACACACAATAATTTGCCCCAAATTACGAAAGAAATTTTTACGTTTTTTTGAACAATACAGGTTGACGTTGGCGAATAACCCGATATATAATGTCCACAAGCCTAAAAGAAAACCCTTACATGGACGGGTGCCGGACGTTGGTAACCTGTTCGTACGCAATTATTTGCGCAAATTTGCGCACGTAGATTATTGCGCAAACGTGATGAGAACGCTGCCTCGAGTTATTGCCTGTCATTGATCAGCTTCACTGCGCTTATGCGCGTAATCGTATGTTCCAGAGGTTGAATACTCCAAGGTGAAAAGGGGACAGAATCATGCAGCAAGTACGCATAGGGATGATTGGAGCCCGCGGGCGGGGCGGGATTGCGAAGTATTGGCACAAGCCGGACGGCCGTTCCGTCGTCGTCGGCGCGGCGGATATTTATCCGGAGAAGCTGGAGGAATTCCAGCAGGAGATTAACCCGGATGCCTTCGTGACGACCGATTACCGCGAGCTCATCGCGCGGGAGGATATTGACGCCATCGCGGTCACTTCGCCCGATTTTTGCCATGAAGAGCATGCCGTGGCTGCGCTGAAGGCCGGCAAGCATGTCTTTTGCGAGAAGCCCCTCGCGATTACCGTCGACGGCTGCGATAACATCCTCAAGGCGTGGCAGGAATCCGGCAAGAAGCTGATGGTCGGCTTCAATATGCGGTATATGAATATGTACCGGACGATGAAGGAGATTGTCGATTCCGGTGTCATCGGCGAGATTAAGGCCGTATGGGTGCGCCACTTCGTCGGTTGGGGAGGCTACTTCTACTTCCATGACTGGCACGCGAACTCCGCCAATTCGACCGGGCTGCTCCTGCAAAAGGGCTCTCATGATATCGACATCATTCATTGGATTACCGGGCGCTATGCGACGAAGGTGTCGGCGTTCGGCGGTCTCGATTTCTACGGCGGCGACAAGCCGAACGATCTGACTTGTCCGGCATGCGACGAACGGGAGACATGCACCGAGGTCAGCCCGGGCCGCCTGATCGAATGCGCCTTCCGCGAGGAAGTGAATGTGGAAGATAATAATATGGTCATTATGGAGCTGGAAGGCGGCATTAAGGCATCGTATTTGCAATGCCATTTCACGCCGGACTATCAGCGCAATTATACATTTATCGGGACCGAAGGACGGATGGAGAACAACGAGCTGGAGAACAAGGTCTATGTATGGACCCGCCGCTCGAACAATCCGCGCGAGCTGTCCAACCGGGTGTATGAGATTAAGGAAGCGAAGGGCTCCCACGGCGGTGCCGATCCGAATATTTGCAAGGACTTCGTGGACATGATTCTCGATGGCAAGATGCCGGTCGCGACGCCGCTGGCGGGCCGCATGAGCGTGGCTGTAGGCTGTGCGGCGACGGAATCGCTGCGCAGCGGCGGAGGCGTCGTGCAGGTCTCTCCGGCACCGGATGCGGCTGTGCTCCAGGGCAGCGGCAACTGACACACAAGAAGGAAGCAGGTTCTCGCAGCTCGTGCGGCGAATGTTCGCAACATGGAGAGGCGGGAACCAACAACCTATCTTTGATCTTGTTAAAAATTAACAAAATGTATAATTGATGTATTTTAATTGAAAATAAGCCGGTATCGAGCAGGCCTATTGTCAATGCAGAAAGAAAGGAGAGTGGATGAAAAGTTGACCAAAACGGGAATTACGACGGAGAGCTTCCCGGTGGTTCGGGCGCGCAGATCCTCCCGGGTCTGGCGCTCGATCAAGCGCAACTGGCAGCTCTATGCGCTCATTGCGCCGGTCGTTGTCTACTATATCATTTTTCATTATTTGCCGATGTACGGCGTGCAGATCGCGTTCAAGGACTTCATCGCTTCCAAAGGAATCTGGGACAGTCCTTGGGTGGGCTTCAAGCACTTCGAACGGTTTTTCAGCAGCTATTTCTTTGAACGGCTTATTGTGAATACGCTTACAATCAGTCTGTACACGCTGCTGGTCAGCTTTCCGATTCCGATACTGTTGGCCTTGATGCTGAATGAAGCGAAGGCGCAATGGTTCAAGAAGACTGTGCAGACGATTACGTATGCGCCGCATTTTCTGTCCGTCGTCGTCGTGGTCGGCATGCTGTTTATTTTCCTGAACCCGAGCACGGGCATCGTCAACCATCTGATTGTCGCCTTGGGCGGGGAGCCGATCGCCTTCATGACAGATGCGAATTGGTTCAAGACGCTGTATGTGCTGTCGGATGTATGGCAGACGATGGGCTGGAGCTCGATCATTTATTTGGCGGCTTTGTCGGGCGTCGATCACCAGCTGCATGAAGCAGCGACGATTGACGGCGCGAGCAAGCTGCAGCGCATCTGGCATATCAACATTCCGACGATTGCCCCGACGATTATTATTTTGCTGATCCTCAATCTCGGGACGGTCATGGCGGTGGGCTTCGAGAAAATTTTCCTGATGCAGAACAATCTGAATCTCGCCAGCTCGGATGTCATCTCCACCTATGTGTACCGCAGCGGGATACTGGATGCGCAGTACAGCTTCTCCGCCGCTGTCGGATTATTCAATTCGGTTGTGAACTTCGCGCTCTTGATTATCGTGAACTCGATCGCCAGACGCGTAAGCACGACGAGCCTATGGTAAGGAGGGGGTTGCCATGATCGATCGCTCCATCGGAGACCGTATCTTCGATGTTGTCAATTACGTCCTGTTAACGCTGGTCATGCTCATTGTGCTCTATCCGCTTCTCTTTGTCCTGAGCGCATCCGTCAGCAACCCGGAGACGGTGCTGCGCGGCGAGATGTGGCTGATTCCGAAGCAAATCAACTTCGACGCATACGCCAAAATTTTTCAAAATAAAGATATTCTCCTTGGTTACGGCAACACGATTCTATATACCCTTCTCGGCACGGCCATCAATCTCATCATGACGATATGCGCGGCGTATCCGCTCGCCCGCAAAGACTTCCTCGGCCGGGGGCTGATTACCGGCATGATCGTATTCACCATGTTCTTCGGCGGCGGGCTCATTCCTACGTACTTGCTCATCAAAAACTTGAATATGCTCGACACGCTGTGGGTGATGGTGATTCCGAACGCCGTCGCGGTCTGGAACATCATCATTATGCGCACCTTCTTCCAGCAAACGATACCGGGCGAGATTCAGGAGGCGGCCATGATTGACGGATGCAGCCATATGCAGACGCTGCTGCGCATCGTCCTGCCCCTGTCGATGCCGATTATCGCCGTTATGGTGCTGTTCTATGCGGTAGGGCACTGGAATTCCTATTTCAACGCGCTGATTTACTTGTCCAGCAAGGACAAATTCCCGCTGCAGCTCATTCTGCGCGAGATTCTGATTCAGAGCGATTCGGGCGACATGATCAAGCTGACGTCGGAATCGGCCGTGAAGATGAAGATGAGTGTAGAGGGATTGAAGTATGCGGTGCTGGTGGTGGCGAATTTGCCGATGCTCGTCCTGTATCCGTTCCTCCAGCGCTATTTTGTCAAAGGCATCATGATTGGAGCTCTGAAGGGGTAACCGACCACAAGCAAAAGGGGGAAATGTTGTGAGATCAAAAAAATGGCTGATGACGACGATGAGCGTGCTGCTGAGCTTCTCGCTGCTGATTACGGCATGCGGGGGAAGCGGCGGCGGAGGGGGAGCCGATGCCGGCAGCAGCGATGAACGGCTCGCCAAGATGAACAAGGAAGGGATGCCGATCGCCAAGGAAAAGATGACGATGTCCGGCTTCGCCGCGAAGTTCTATGCTTCGGCGGACTGGAGCAAGCTGATGCTCTGGGAAGAATACGAGAAGATGACCAATATTCATATCGATTGGGAGACCGTGCAGGTCGACAGCTTGAAGGAGAAGCGCAACATCAAGCTGGCCGGCGGCGATTATCCCGAGATTTTCTTCGCCTCCGCCTTCGCCAAGAGCGATCTGATCAAGTACGGAAGCCAGGGCACCTTCCTGCGGCTGAACGAGCTGATCGACGAGCATGCTCCGAATTTCAAGGCGTTGATGGACAAATACCCGATCGTGAAGCAGGGCATTACGATGCCGGACGGCAGCATTTACGGACTGCCGACCGTGTTCGACCCGGACTTCAAGTCGCTGTTCTACGGGACGCCGTGGATGAAGAAGGAATGGCTCGACAAGCTGGGGCTGAAGCCGCCGACCAATCTGGAGGAGCTGCATACGGTGCTGAAGGCGATCAAGGACGGCGACCCGAACGGCAACGGGAAGAAGGATGAGATCCCGTGGGGTTCCAGGGGCGTCTGGATTATGATCAACTTCCTGAAGGGCTCATTCGGGCTGAACAAGAACGGGACAGCGAATCCGAACGTCGACCTCGATCCGGATACCGGCAAGCTCCGGTTCGTGCCGGCGACGAAGCAGTACAAGGAGCTGCTGCAATATGTCGAGAAGCTGCACGCGGACGGGCTGTTCGACCCGGAGACGTTCACGATGAAGGACACCGACTTGACGTCCAAGGCGACGGCCGGCGTGTACGGCTTCCTGGACGGCGTCAATCCGGAGGCGGTCTACAATCAGGAGGGCTATGTCGGCATGCCGGTGCTGGAAGGCCCGTACGGCGACAAGATCGCGACCAACATCGGATCGCCGCTCGGCAATATCGGCATGTTCGTGCTGACGGACAAGGCGAAAAACCCGGAAGCCGCCATTCGCTGGATGGACCATTTCTACAGCGATGAAGGGGTCAAAATGTTCTTCATGGGCTTCGAAGGCGTAACGTACCAAGTGAATGACAAGGGCGAATATGAGTATCTGGACGCGATTACGAACCATCCGGACGGCTTGAACCTGGATCAGGCGGTAAGCCAGTATCTTACCTGGCCGGGCGGATATTATCCGGGCATGGTGATGCAGAAGTACTTCAAGGGGGCGGAAGGCTTGCCGTCCTCGGTCAAGAATGCCGAAGATGCGCAGCCGCATTCGATTCCGATGAGCGAGGTCTGGCCGGCCTTCAACTTCACGCCGGAGGAGCAGGATGAGCTGACGACCATTCAGACGGATATCCATACGTATGTCGATGAGATGCGCGACAAGTTCGCTTCGGGCGCGGTCGGATTCGATCAATGGGACAATTATGTGCAGCAGCTGGAGAAGATGAATCTGAAGCGTTATCTGGAAATTTACCAAGCGGCGTATGAGCGTTATCTGAAATCGAAATAAACGCCAGCAGCCCCGCGCCGAGTAGTCGGCCGCGGGGCTTGCTGCGTCTGGCCGCGATTACAGCAACGGCAGAATCTCGTCCCAGACCGCATCGAGGATGCTCTGCATATCTCCCTCGTTGCTGTTGATGGCGATCGCCGCGTCCCGGCCGGGGATCACGATGCAGAACTGCCCGTGCGCGCCGTCGGCACGATAGGCCTCATGCGTGCACATCCAGAACTGGCAGCCATAGCCCTGGCTCCAGTCGATGCTGCCCTCATTGTCGATGTGCTTGCGTGTGGCGAACGCAATCCACTCCGCGGGGATGAGCTGTTCGCCTTCCCAAGCACCCTGCTGCAGCAGCAGCTGTCCGAATCGGCTCAGCTCCTCGTTGCTGATTCGGAGCCCCGCGCATCCGAGCGTGACGCCGAGCGGGGATGTGTCCCATTCGACGCGTTCCATCCCGAGCGGCTCGAACAAGCGCGGAGTCAAATATTGATGGACCGTCTCGCCGACGGCGGCTTGTACCATCGCCGAAATCATGAAGGTGTCGCCGCTGCTATAGGTGAACCGCTCGCCGGGAGGACGGTCCAGAGGCAGCGACATATAGTATTTGGCCCAGTCCTTCTCCTGGAGCGACTTCCTCTCGTCGGCCCACAGCGGCGGAGCGTCATGGCCGGAGGACATCCGCAGCAGATCGTACAAGCGGATGCGGCCGGGCTCAAGGGCGGGATCGTCTGCCATTCCTTCCCGCACGTGCTGCGGAAACACATCCCCCAGCGTCGTATCCAATGTTAGCTTTCCTTCCTCGATTGCCAGTCCGACCGCCATGCAGGTGAACGATTTGCTGACCGAGTGCTGCACGCGGCGGATATCTTCGCCCGCATCCCATTGCGCCGCCAGACGGCCGCCTTGCCGTATCCGCGCGGAGAGGACCTTTAATTTTTTCTCGGTTACCCGCTGGACAAAACCGGTTAATACATGAGACATCATCCAGTCCTTCTTTCCAATTGAATTTCGAAATGATGCTGAGAGGAACGCTGGCAGGAAGAGCGGTGTCTCCCTATGTAAATCGTAATAGAAACGTTTCCGCGATAAAGCGCTAAGCTGTTATTTATCATATTACAATCGCTCTCATATCATGTCAACGCACGATAAGCAAGCGCTTTCCCGTGTCCTGTTACATCAATTTAAGGATATAAATAGATAAAATGGGACAAAAGTGATTTTGTTTCAACATTTCTCGAGCTTATTTTTCGAAAAATCATTGACAGGCTCGGGGTCCGAGATCTATGATTTATTCGAAACGATTCGATAAATCGCTTTCACAGGAAAAAAGCGACTCCAAGGCAGTTTGGATTCCCAGGTGCGAGTCCGTTACGAAAGTGGCGAATCGGCGAATCTATGATTTTAAACTTTTGAAAATGAAAGGGATTACATATGGCGCATGTAACGATAGACACCGGCTCAACGACATTGCGAATGACAACGAGCATCCACGTCGTCTTTCCCCTGGAATCTCCGCATCCGTCAGGCAGCACGCTGTATCTGCTGCACGGCGCGGGAGACAATGCGAGCACGTGGCAGCGGCTGACGACGATCGAGCTGTATGCGGCCAAGTACGGCTGCACGGTCATCATGCCAGAGGCGAACCGCAGCTACTACACGGATATGGAGTACGGGTTGGATTATTTTTATTACATTACCGAGGAACTGCCGGAGCTATGTAAGCGCATGCTTCGCATGAATACCGATCCGGAGAGGACATTCGTAGCCGGATTGTCCATGGGCGGATATGGCGCGTTGAAGTGTGCGCTGACCTATCCCGAGCGGTATGCCAAGGCCGTATCCTTGTCCGGAGTGACCGATATGCAGAGGCGTCTTCAAGACCCGGAGATGCCCCCGGGCATGGTCAAGGAGATGCAGGCGGTGTTCGGCCCCGAACTGAAAATTCGGCCGGAACAGGATCTGTACGCCTTGACGGCCAGGAGATTGGAGGAGAAGGGAGCGCTTCCGTCCATCCTGTGCTGCTGCGGCTCCAGCGACCCGTTCATCGAGATGAACCGCGACTTTGCCGGTTATATGCAGGGCAATCCATTGGACTTCCGGTACGTGGAAGGACCGGGAACGCATGATTGGCTCTTCTGGGAAGAGCATTTGAAGACAGCATTTGACTTCCTGTTTGAGGACAAGAACAAGGGAGAGAGAGGAGATGCAATTTGAAAGCCACCGCTTTAGATCCAGACGGACCTGTGAAAGGACATTCGAAGTTCGGAAGCCTGCTTACGCAAATATGGAAGAACAGAATGGTATATACGCTCCTTCTTCCCGGATTGATATGGCTGCTGCTGTTCGCCTACTTGCCGATGGGCGGCCTCTCGCTCGCCTTCAAGGATTATAAGGCCAATCTCGGAATCTGGGGCAGCCCGTGGGTCGGATTCGAAAATTTCAAGTACGTGTTTCGCGATCCGGCGTTCATCGATGCCTTATGGAGAACGCTGTACATCAATATCATTAAGCTGGTCATTCAGTTCCCGTTCCCGATTCTGCTTGCTCTGATGCTGAACGAGCTCCGGATGCGGCGGACGAAAAAACTCTTCCAGACGGTCTTTACGTTCCCTCATTTCCTGTCCTGGATTATCGTATCCGGCGTCGTCATCAATGTGCTGGCGTATGACGGGCTCGTGAACAGCGCCTTGGCGCTGCTCGGCTTGCCGACGATCAACTTCCTCGGCTCGGAGGAGATGTTCGTTCCGATGCTGCTGCTCACGGACATTTGGAAATCGACCGGATGGGGCGCGATCATCTATTTGGCGGCGATATCCGGGATCGACCAGGATCAATACGAGTCGGCCCAGATCGACGGCGCCTCGCGCATGCAGCAGATGTTCCGGATTACGCTGCCGAACATTTTGCCTACCGTTACCATCATGTTCATTTTGTCGGTGGGCGGCCTGATGTCATCGGGCTTCGATCAGATTTTCAACCTGGCGAACGCGGCGACGAAGAACGTGTCGGAAGTATTGGATGTGTATATTTACCGCATTACGTTCCAGTCTTCGACGGACTTCTCGTTTTCCACCGCGGTCAGCCTGTTCCGTTCTCTCATTAATATGATTCTGCTGCTGCTGGCGGACAGGGTTGCCAAAATGCTGGGCGGAGACGGTCTGTTCCGATAAGAGAGGGGTGCAAGGGATGAGCAATACAGCTGCCAAGAAGCAGCATAAGTTCCGCATAGGAAAAATGACGGTACTCGATTACGTTATTTTCTTCCTGCTGCTGATATTCGCCTTATTGATTCTGATTCCGTTTTGGAATGTCATCATGATTTCGTTCTCGACATCGAAGGAATATGCCGATAATCCGCTGATGATGTTCCCGAGAAATCCGACCTTGGCTTCCTACAAGGCCTTGTTCGAGGATGGAAGCATTTTGACGGGCTACTGGAATACGTTCAAGCTGCTTATCGTAGGCTTGCCGCTCAGCCTGTTCCTGACGAGCAGCATGGCTTACGCGCTCAGCAGAAGCAAGTTCCCGGGCAAGAAGATCATCTTCTTCC contains the following coding sequences:
- a CDS encoding ABC transporter permease; translated protein: MKATALDPDGPVKGHSKFGSLLTQIWKNRMVYTLLLPGLIWLLLFAYLPMGGLSLAFKDYKANLGIWGSPWVGFENFKYVFRDPAFIDALWRTLYINIIKLVIQFPFPILLALMLNELRMRRTKKLFQTVFTFPHFLSWIIVSGVVINVLAYDGLVNSALALLGLPTINFLGSEEMFVPMLLLTDIWKSTGWGAIIYLAAISGIDQDQYESAQIDGASRMQQMFRITLPNILPTVTIMFILSVGGLMSSGFDQIFNLANAATKNVSEVLDVYIYRITFQSSTDFSFSTAVSLFRSLINMILLLLADRVAKMLGGDGLFR
- a CDS encoding extracellular solute-binding protein encodes the protein MRSKKWLMTTMSVLLSFSLLITACGGSGGGGGADAGSSDERLAKMNKEGMPIAKEKMTMSGFAAKFYASADWSKLMLWEEYEKMTNIHIDWETVQVDSLKEKRNIKLAGGDYPEIFFASAFAKSDLIKYGSQGTFLRLNELIDEHAPNFKALMDKYPIVKQGITMPDGSIYGLPTVFDPDFKSLFYGTPWMKKEWLDKLGLKPPTNLEELHTVLKAIKDGDPNGNGKKDEIPWGSRGVWIMINFLKGSFGLNKNGTANPNVDLDPDTGKLRFVPATKQYKELLQYVEKLHADGLFDPETFTMKDTDLTSKATAGVYGFLDGVNPEAVYNQEGYVGMPVLEGPYGDKIATNIGSPLGNIGMFVLTDKAKNPEAAIRWMDHFYSDEGVKMFFMGFEGVTYQVNDKGEYEYLDAITNHPDGLNLDQAVSQYLTWPGGYYPGMVMQKYFKGAEGLPSSVKNAEDAQPHSIPMSEVWPAFNFTPEEQDELTTIQTDIHTYVDEMRDKFASGAVGFDQWDNYVQQLEKMNLKRYLEIYQAAYERYLKSK
- a CDS encoding alpha/beta hydrolase, yielding MAHVTIDTGSTTLRMTTSIHVVFPLESPHPSGSTLYLLHGAGDNASTWQRLTTIELYAAKYGCTVIMPEANRSYYTDMEYGLDYFYYITEELPELCKRMLRMNTDPERTFVAGLSMGGYGALKCALTYPERYAKAVSLSGVTDMQRRLQDPEMPPGMVKEMQAVFGPELKIRPEQDLYALTARRLEEKGALPSILCCCGSSDPFIEMNRDFAGYMQGNPLDFRYVEGPGTHDWLFWEEHLKTAFDFLFEDKNKGERGDAI
- a CDS encoding serine hydrolase domain-containing protein yields the protein MSHVLTGFVQRVTEKKLKVLSARIRQGGRLAAQWDAGEDIRRVQHSVSKSFTCMAVGLAIEEGKLTLDTTLGDVFPQHVREGMADDPALEPGRIRLYDLLRMSSGHDAPPLWADERKSLQEKDWAKYYMSLPLDRPPGERFTYSSGDTFMISAMVQAAVGETVHQYLTPRLFEPLGMERVEWDTSPLGVTLGCAGLRISNEELSRFGQLLLQQGAWEGEQLIPAEWIAFATRKHIDNEGSIDWSQGYGCQFWMCTHEAYRADGAHGQFCIVIPGRDAAIAINSNEGDMQSILDAVWDEILPLL